Proteins from one bacterium genomic window:
- a CDS encoding inorganic phosphate transporter → MLVLFFLSSGLLLGWSLGANHAANVFGTAVGSRMVRFGTAALICSVFVIIGSVVGGAGAAGTLGQLGAVDALGGAFMVALAAAVTITVMTRWGLPASTSQAVVGAIIGWNVFSGVPTDVSALTKIVAAWVVCPVLAGVFAVGFYLLHRRLARRLRPHLLWDDMATRWALIAVGAFGSYSLGANNIGNVMGVFVPVAPFPGLELPFGLSFSGAQQLFLLGGLAIALGVFTYSHRVMSTVGGDLFKLTPQMALVVVLSLSVVLFLFSSQDLERLLRNAGLPTLPLVPISSSQAVIGAVVGLGLLKGGRGIRYRVLVDIAVGWVTTPLIAGFLAFVGLFFLQNVFSVPVNRAHGADPSPAAIERPVNAAATTVACAPSTPP, encoded by the coding sequence GTGCTCGTCCTGTTCTTCCTGTCGAGCGGGTTGCTCCTGGGCTGGTCCCTGGGCGCCAACCATGCCGCCAACGTGTTCGGCACGGCCGTCGGTTCGCGCATGGTCCGTTTCGGCACCGCGGCCCTGATCTGCAGCGTGTTCGTGATCATCGGCTCGGTCGTCGGCGGCGCCGGCGCCGCCGGGACCCTGGGCCAGCTCGGCGCGGTCGACGCCTTGGGCGGGGCCTTCATGGTCGCGCTCGCGGCCGCCGTGACGATCACGGTGATGACCAGGTGGGGGTTGCCGGCTTCCACGTCGCAGGCGGTCGTCGGGGCGATCATCGGCTGGAACGTCTTCAGCGGCGTGCCGACGGACGTCTCCGCCCTGACGAAGATCGTCGCCGCCTGGGTCGTCTGCCCGGTCCTGGCGGGTGTCTTCGCCGTGGGCTTCTACCTCCTGCACCGGCGCCTCGCGCGCCGACTGCGCCCGCACCTGCTGTGGGACGACATGGCGACGCGCTGGGCCCTGATCGCCGTCGGCGCCTTCGGTTCCTACAGCCTCGGGGCCAACAACATCGGCAACGTGATGGGCGTCTTCGTGCCCGTGGCGCCGTTTCCGGGTCTGGAACTGCCGTTCGGCCTGTCGTTCAGCGGCGCGCAGCAGCTGTTCCTGCTGGGCGGCCTGGCCATCGCCCTGGGCGTGTTCACCTATTCGCACCGCGTCATGAGCACCGTCGGCGGCGATCTCTTCAAGCTGACGCCGCAGATGGCGCTGGTGGTTGTGCTGTCGCTGTCGGTGGTGCTGTTCCTGTTCTCTTCGCAGGATCTGGAGCGGTTGCTGCGCAACGCCGGTCTGCCGACGCTGCCGTTGGTGCCGATCTCCAGCTCGCAGGCCGTGATCGGCGCGGTGGTGGGCTTGGGCCTGCTCAAGGGTGGGCGCGGGATCCGCTACCGCGTGCTCGTGGACATCGCCGTGGGCTGGGTGACCACGCCCCTGATCGCCGGATTCCTCGCCTTCGTCGGCCTGTTCTTCCTGCAGAACGTCTTCTCGGT
- a CDS encoding inorganic phosphate transporter, producing MLVLFFLSSGLFLGWSLGANDAANVFGTAVGSRMIRFATAALICSVFVVIGSVAGGAGAAGTLGQLGAIDAMGGAFMVAFAAAVTITVMTKLGLPVSTSQAVVGAIIGWNFFSGVLTDTAALSKIVATWIICPLLAGAFAALFYVLTQRLVRRLRPHLLWDDMATRWALIAVGAFGSYSLGANNIGNVMGVFVPVAPFSGLDLPFGLAFSGAQQLFLLGGLAIALGVYTYSRHVMGTVGGNLFKLTPQMALVVVLAQSVVLFLFASQELEHALLSVGLPAFPLVPVSSSQAVIGAVVGLGLLKGGHGIRYRVLVDIAAGWVTTPIIACLLAFVGLFVLQNVFSVQVNRPHAFELSPQVIERVDRLGMPVDGLAELAGGRYTTQLSLNRSLRGGTALDAKQRERVVRAAEVDRYLVDPERVAQDIKPGWFVPEQIAAVSSLTGREYRHGWQLLEELEALTPAWRLLPETPRNRLDNDRRQKQRRLILVALRTEPVEAPAPE from the coding sequence TTGCTGGTCCTGTTCTTCCTGTCGAGCGGGCTGTTCCTGGGCTGGTCCCTGGGCGCCAACGACGCCGCCAACGTGTTCGGGACGGCCGTCGGCTCGCGCATGATCCGCTTCGCGACCGCGGCGCTGATCTGCAGCGTGTTCGTGGTCATCGGCTCGGTCGCCGGCGGCGCCGGCGCCGCAGGGACCCTGGGCCAGCTCGGCGCGATCGACGCCATGGGCGGCGCCTTCATGGTGGCCTTCGCGGCCGCGGTGACCATCACCGTCATGACCAAGCTGGGGCTCCCGGTCTCGACGTCGCAGGCGGTCGTCGGGGCGATCATCGGCTGGAACTTCTTCAGCGGCGTGCTGACCGACACCGCCGCCCTGTCCAAGATCGTGGCGACCTGGATCATCTGCCCGCTCCTGGCGGGCGCGTTCGCCGCCCTCTTCTACGTCCTGACGCAGCGCCTCGTGCGCCGCCTGCGCCCGCACCTGCTGTGGGACGACATGGCGACGCGCTGGGCCCTGATCGCCGTCGGCGCCTTCGGCTCCTACAGCCTCGGCGCCAACAACATCGGCAACGTGATGGGCGTCTTTGTGCCCGTGGCGCCGTTCTCGGGGCTGGACCTGCCGTTCGGCCTGGCGTTCAGCGGTGCGCAGCAGCTGTTCCTGCTGGGCGGCCTGGCCATCGCCCTGGGCGTGTACACCTACTCGCGCCACGTCATGGGCACCGTCGGCGGCAACCTCTTCAAGCTGACGCCGCAGATGGCGCTGGTCGTGGTGCTGGCGCAGTCGGTGGTGCTGTTCCTGTTCGCCTCCCAGGAGCTGGAGCACGCCCTGCTGAGCGTGGGCCTGCCGGCGTTCCCGCTGGTGCCGGTCTCCAGCTCGCAGGCCGTGATCGGCGCAGTGGTGGGCCTGGGACTGCTCAAGGGCGGGCACGGGATCCGCTACCGGGTGCTGGTGGACATCGCCGCGGGGTGGGTGACCACGCCCATCATCGCCTGCCTCCTCGCGTTCGTCGGCCTGTTCGTCCTGCAGAACGTCTTCTCTGTGCAGGTCAACCGGCCGCACGCCTTCGAGCTGTCGCCGCAGGTGATCGAAAGGGTCGACCGCCTCGGGATGCCCGTCGACGGGCTGGCCGAGCTGGCGGGCGGGCGCTACACGACCCAGCTGTCGCTGAACCGCAGCCTGCGCGGCGGGACCGCCCTGGACGCGAAGCAGCGGGAACGGGTGGTGCGCGCGGCGGAGGTCGACCGCTACCTGGTGGACCCCGAGAGGGTGGCGCAGGACATCAAGCCCGGCTGGTTCGTGCCCGAGCAGATCGCGGCGGTCTCGTCGCTGACCGGCCGGGAATACCGCCACGGGTGGCAACTGCTCGAGGAGCTCGAAGCCCTGACCCCCGCCTGGCGCCTGCTGCCGGAGACGCCGCGCAACCGGCTGGACAACGACCGCCGCCAGAAGCAGCGCCGGCTGATCCTGGTCGCGCTGCGCACCGAACCGGTGGAGGCCCCTGCTCCGGAATGA
- a CDS encoding DUF47 family protein — MPILLFKRTRALVAQIDEFLDTVGQAALLFESGVADYVGGRREQFDTHYRAIEDAEHGADELRRDIEKQLYRHSLIPEARGDVLGLLETTDDVVNQAKHTLGMFLVERPRLLPGMDEDWRALGSTATRTAEAVVLATRAFFRDPYTVNDHLHKVYFYEKEGDRQAMALKRKIFDADAELALQLHLRQFVVNVDRVSDAAEEVADRLAIYTIKRTV; from the coding sequence ATGCCGATCCTGCTGTTCAAGCGCACGCGGGCCCTGGTGGCCCAGATCGACGAGTTCCTGGACACGGTCGGCCAGGCCGCCCTGCTCTTCGAGAGCGGCGTGGCGGACTACGTGGGCGGCCGCCGGGAGCAGTTCGACACGCACTACCGGGCGATCGAGGACGCCGAGCACGGCGCGGACGAGCTGCGCCGCGACATCGAGAAGCAGCTCTACCGCCACTCGCTGATCCCGGAGGCGCGCGGCGACGTGCTGGGGCTGCTCGAGACCACCGACGACGTGGTGAACCAGGCCAAGCACACCCTGGGCATGTTCCTGGTGGAGCGCCCCCGGCTGCTGCCCGGCATGGACGAGGACTGGCGGGCGCTCGGCTCGACGGCCACGCGCACGGCCGAGGCCGTCGTCCTGGCCACGCGCGCGTTCTTCCGCGACCCCTACACGGTCAACGACCACCTGCACAAGGTCTACTTCTACGAGAAGGAGGGCGACCGGCAGGCCATGGCGCTCAAGCGCAAGATCTTCGACGCGGACGCCGAGCTGGCGCTCCAGCTCCACCTGCGGCAGTTCGTGGTGAACGTCGACCGGGTCTCCGACGCCGCGGAGGAGGTCGCCGACCGCCTGGCGATCTACACCATCAAGCGCACGGTGTAG
- a CDS encoding Ppx/GppA family phosphatase: protein MGRYAVIDIGTNSVKLFAGRVVHGRVTPLTDELAVTRLGQGLSLSGELTEEAMTRTARQVAAFRVRAEDLAVEKVVAVGTEALRSATNADEFLDLARRLAKLRVQVLDGQEEARLAHLAVRSSLDNLPERLIVIDAGGGSTEFVAAESGRVLSRASVPVGSRVLTDRLVRGNPPGTAALRALHDAVREAFAGLDLPPGAVVAVGGAPTTMATVSRSLPAHEPAAVHGSRLSREEIGRLAARFAALTLAARRRLPGLMPARADVALAGAVILEEALARCGADELTVCARGLRHGVFHDRFAPPPA, encoded by the coding sequence ATGGGACGGTATGCCGTCATCGACATCGGCACGAACTCGGTCAAGCTCTTCGCCGGCCGGGTGGTCCACGGCCGGGTGACGCCGCTGACCGACGAGTTGGCGGTCACGCGGCTGGGCCAGGGGCTGTCCCTGTCCGGCGAGCTCACCGAGGAGGCCATGACGCGCACCGCGCGGCAGGTGGCGGCCTTCCGGGTGCGCGCCGAGGATCTCGCGGTGGAGAAGGTCGTCGCGGTGGGCACCGAGGCCTTGCGCTCGGCGACGAATGCCGACGAGTTCCTGGACCTCGCGCGCCGGCTGGCGAAGCTGCGGGTGCAGGTGCTGGACGGGCAGGAGGAGGCCCGCCTGGCCCACCTCGCGGTGCGCAGCAGCCTCGACAACCTGCCCGAGCGCCTGATCGTGATCGACGCGGGGGGGGGCAGCACCGAGTTCGTCGCCGCCGAGAGCGGGCGCGTCCTGTCGCGCGCGAGCGTGCCGGTGGGCTCGCGGGTCCTGACCGACCGGCTCGTGCGCGGGAACCCGCCGGGGACCGCCGCCCTGAGGGCGCTGCACGACGCGGTGCGCGAGGCCTTCGCCGGCCTCGATCTCCCGCCGGGCGCGGTGGTCGCCGTCGGCGGCGCCCCGACGACGATGGCCACCGTGAGCCGCAGCCTGCCCGCGCACGAGCCGGCCGCCGTCCACGGCAGCCGCCTGAGCCGCGAGGAGATCGGACGCCTCGCCGCGCGCTTCGCCGCGCTGACCCTGGCGGCGCGCCGCCGCCTGCCGGGCCTGATGCCCGCCCGCGCCGACGTGGCCCTGGCCGGTGCCGTGATCCTGGAGGAGGCCCTGGCCCGCTGCGGGGCCGACGAGTTGACCGTCTGCGCCCGTGGCCTGCGCCACGGCGTGTTCCACGACCGCTTCGCGCCGCCGCCGGCGTAG
- a CDS encoding succinate dehydrogenase/fumarate reductase iron-sulfur subunit, with translation MTIHLKIWRQARGAAKGNFETYTVEKILPEMSFLETLDLLNEQLTRQGRQPVEFDSDCREGICGTCGLVIKGTAHGPNPKTTTCEVRMRHFHDGETITVEPFRAGPFPILKDLVVDRTAFDRIQQQGGFVTANVGSAPDGNAVPIPKIDADKAMDAASCIGCGACVAACPNASASLFVGAKISQLSYLPQGGPERGRRALLMIGQMDREGFGDCSNHGECEAVCPKEISIENIARMRREFFKGALGGHDRKAATGD, from the coding sequence ATGACCATCCATCTGAAGATCTGGCGGCAGGCGCGGGGCGCGGCGAAAGGCAACTTCGAGACCTACACGGTCGAGAAGATCCTGCCGGAGATGTCCTTCCTCGAGACGCTCGACCTGCTCAACGAGCAGCTGACCCGCCAGGGCCGGCAGCCCGTCGAGTTCGACAGCGACTGCCGCGAGGGCATCTGCGGCACCTGCGGCCTGGTGATCAAGGGCACGGCGCACGGCCCGAACCCCAAGACCACCACCTGCGAGGTGCGCATGCGGCACTTCCACGACGGCGAGACGATCACCGTCGAGCCGTTCCGCGCCGGCCCGTTCCCGATCCTCAAGGATCTGGTGGTCGACCGCACCGCCTTCGACCGCATCCAGCAGCAGGGGGGCTTCGTCACGGCCAACGTGGGCTCGGCCCCCGACGGCAACGCGGTGCCGATCCCCAAGATCGACGCCGACAAGGCCATGGACGCCGCCTCCTGCATCGGCTGCGGCGCCTGCGTGGCCGCCTGCCCCAACGCCTCGGCCTCGCTGTTCGTCGGCGCCAAGATCAGCCAGCTCTCCTACCTGCCCCAGGGCGGGCCGGAGCGCGGCCGCCGCGCGCTGCTGATGATCGGACAGATGGACCGCGAGGGATTCGGCGACTGCTCCAACCACGGCGAGTGCGAGGCGGTCTGCCCCAAGGAGATCTCCATCGAGAACATCGCCCGCATGCGCCGCGAGTTCTTCAAGGGCGCGCTCGGCGGCCACGACCGCAAGGCGGCGACCGGGGACTAG